A single window of Undibacterium sp. 5I1 DNA harbors:
- a CDS encoding DUF6538 domain-containing protein — protein MGIKLPSNLHRNRHGVLYFRLNIPEDLHGFFETKVIYRSLLTSSIRLASGAAQTMALKFKHLFRELRSQSMSKPTKTTADALNDFIQLPDLRERIRLAGLQATSQEQEEELAQREQLIANLGLEQANARQRHEVELKRAQLGSNCFARIGGQTSRLCVLFNSI, from the coding sequence ATGGGCATCAAATTACCTTCCAATTTACACCGCAATAGACATGGTGTTTTGTACTTTCGTCTCAATATCCCCGAAGACCTACACGGCTTCTTTGAGACCAAAGTAATCTACCGCAGCTTACTCACTTCCAGTATCAGGCTCGCTTCTGGCGCTGCACAAACGATGGCTCTCAAATTTAAGCATTTGTTTAGAGAACTACGGAGCCAATCGATGAGCAAACCAACAAAAACAACGGCAGACGCACTCAACGATTTCATTCAATTGCCCGATCTGCGCGAGCGCATCAGGCTGGCTGGATTACAAGCCACTTCACAAGAGCAAGAGGAGGAATTAGCGCAACGAGAGCAATTGATCGCCAATCTGGGCTTGGAGCAAGCAAACGCCAGGCAAAGACACGAGGTAGAACTGAAACGCGCACAGCTAGGAAGCAACTGCTTCGCCAGAATAGGCGGACAGACCTCTAGGTTATGCGTGTTATTTAACTCTATTTGA
- a CDS encoding aspartate aminotransferase family protein, with amino-acid sequence MSSTLNTEHFWMPFSANRQYKTKPRLMVAAAGMHYTTDDGRQILDGTAGLWCVNAGHGHPHIVKAIQTQAARMDFAPTFQMGHPLAFEAASKLVSIAPEGLNRVFFCNDGSEGVDTALKMALAYHRVRGDGMRHRLIGRERGYHGVGFGGISVGGIAGNRKHFGPALPAVDHLRHPLNITKNAFSRGLPEHGAEMADELEQRLLALHDPSTVAAVIVEPLQGSTGVILPPKGYLQKIRAICDKYGILLIFDEVITGFGRLGTPFAADYFGVIPDMIVCAKGLTNAAVPMGAVIVKQAVHDAFMDAAPENTIEFFHGYTYSAHPLACAAAIATIDVYKEEKLFDRAATNANYFEQAAHSLQGLPYVKDIRNLGLVCGIELESIPGKPGARAFDVFLKCFWEKGVLIRTTGDIIALSPPLIIDPTQMDELFGAIASILKAQ; translated from the coding sequence ATGAGCTCTACTCTGAACACAGAACATTTCTGGATGCCATTTTCCGCCAATCGTCAATACAAAACCAAACCGCGTCTGATGGTCGCCGCCGCGGGCATGCATTACACCACGGACGACGGACGACAAATTTTGGATGGAACCGCAGGTTTATGGTGCGTGAATGCAGGGCATGGACACCCGCACATCGTGAAGGCGATTCAAACACAGGCAGCGCGTATGGATTTTGCGCCCACCTTCCAGATGGGACATCCGCTGGCATTTGAGGCTGCCAGCAAATTAGTCTCGATTGCACCAGAGGGATTGAACCGCGTGTTCTTTTGTAATGACGGGTCTGAAGGCGTTGATACAGCTTTAAAAATGGCGCTGGCTTATCATCGGGTACGCGGAGACGGCATGCGACATCGCCTGATCGGACGCGAGCGTGGATATCACGGTGTTGGCTTTGGCGGCATTTCTGTGGGTGGTATCGCTGGCAACCGCAAACATTTTGGTCCGGCTCTGCCCGCAGTCGATCATCTGCGCCATCCTTTAAATATCACAAAAAATGCTTTCAGCCGCGGCCTGCCAGAACACGGTGCAGAGATGGCAGATGAGTTAGAACAACGCTTGCTCGCCCTGCATGATCCATCCACTGTCGCTGCGGTGATTGTTGAACCATTACAAGGGTCAACCGGCGTCATCTTGCCGCCCAAAGGCTACTTACAAAAAATAAGAGCAATTTGTGACAAGTACGGCATTCTGCTGATTTTTGATGAGGTTATTACTGGATTCGGTCGCCTCGGCACACCGTTTGCGGCTGATTATTTTGGCGTTATTCCGGACATGATTGTATGTGCCAAAGGCCTGACCAACGCGGCAGTGCCGATGGGCGCAGTCATCGTCAAACAAGCAGTGCATGATGCATTTATGGATGCAGCGCCAGAAAACACTATCGAATTTTTCCACGGATACACCTACAGCGCACACCCACTGGCATGCGCCGCGGCGATTGCGACGATTGATGTGTACAAAGAAGAAAAACTGTTTGACCGCGCCGCCACAAACGCCAACTATTTTGAACAGGCAGCTCACAGCTTGCAAGGTCTGCCCTACGTCAAAGATATCCGCAATCTGGGTCTGGTTTGCGGCATCGAATTAGAAAGTATTCCAGGCAAACCCGGCGCACGCGCCTTTGACGTGTTCCTCAAATGTTTCTGGGAAAAAGGCGTCTTAATCCGCACCACTGGCGACATCATTGCGCTGTCACCACCACTGATCATTGATCCAACACAGATGGATGAATTGTTCGGAGCAATCGCCAGTATCCTAAAAGCGCAATAG
- a CDS encoding AI-2E family transporter: MSAPQHKDVDADSMPNIHAPDDRPPTIQISDSDLLSINRSSAPPTIHIPVNARGLALTILATVAFVFALQTAQRFFIPLVFGIIISYTLNPVVVWLERIKIPRVFGTSLVLITILCGAGVVGNSLRTEFNSILVSLPDAARQISQAITKTQDNQPSTMQQMQAIANEIEKAANQSSSVRPSSRQTPTTVIVATPPFKIQDWLLAGSVSAASVVGQITVLIFLIFFLLLSGNSFKRKLVKITGPSLSSKKVTVHILDDINKSIQNYMFMLLVTNLLLALLLWVVFRWLGLENAGAWAVAAGCLHIIPYFGPVIITLALGATSFMQFGSLSQTLLVTGATLVVTVLVGTFITTWMTGRIAKMNVAALFIGLLFWGWLWGIWGLLLGVPIIVMVRVVSEHIDGMQSVAELLSE, translated from the coding sequence ATGAGTGCCCCTCAACATAAAGATGTCGACGCTGACAGTATGCCGAATATCCATGCACCAGATGATCGCCCGCCGACCATACAAATCAGCGATAGTGATTTGTTGTCCATCAATAGATCCTCTGCACCACCTACCATCCACATTCCAGTCAATGCCCGCGGTTTGGCGCTGACTATATTAGCCACCGTTGCTTTTGTTTTTGCATTACAAACAGCGCAGCGATTTTTTATCCCGCTGGTCTTTGGCATCATCATTTCTTACACACTGAATCCGGTTGTGGTCTGGCTGGAACGCATTAAAATTCCACGTGTTTTTGGTACCAGCCTTGTGCTAATCACTATTCTGTGTGGCGCAGGAGTAGTTGGTAATTCTCTGCGTACCGAATTTAATTCTATCCTGGTCAGTTTGCCCGACGCAGCGCGGCAAATATCGCAAGCGATCACCAAAACACAAGACAATCAGCCAAGCACGATGCAACAAATGCAGGCAATCGCAAACGAGATTGAGAAGGCCGCAAATCAATCCAGTAGCGTGCGCCCAAGTTCGCGGCAAACACCTACCACCGTGATCGTTGCGACTCCCCCGTTCAAAATACAGGACTGGCTGTTAGCAGGATCAGTGAGTGCGGCTAGTGTCGTTGGTCAAATCACTGTCTTGATTTTTCTGATCTTTTTCCTCCTCTTGTCCGGCAATAGCTTCAAGCGAAAACTCGTCAAAATCACCGGACCATCGCTGTCATCCAAAAAAGTGACTGTGCATATTCTTGATGACATTAATAAGTCAATCCAGAACTATATGTTTATGCTATTAGTCACTAATCTGCTTTTAGCCTTATTGCTGTGGGTAGTTTTTCGCTGGTTAGGATTAGAAAATGCCGGTGCTTGGGCAGTCGCTGCGGGCTGCTTGCATATCATTCCGTATTTTGGTCCGGTCATCATCACATTGGCGCTAGGAGCAACATCCTTTATGCAGTTTGGATCTTTGTCGCAAACCTTGTTAGTGACCGGAGCGACGCTAGTGGTGACGGTCTTGGTCGGTACTTTCATTACTACCTGGATGACCGGCAGAATCGCCAAAATGAATGTGGCGGCGCTCTTCATCGGCTTACTATTTTGGGGCTGGCTATGGGGAATCTGGGGCTTGTTACTAGGCGTGCCGATTATCGTGATGGTACGCGTCGTGTCTGAGCATATCGACGGGATGCAGTCGGTGGCTGAATTGCTGAGTGAATAG
- a CDS encoding BON domain-containing protein: MNISKRFATALLSFALIAVAGCASTQKSEGTGEYVDDTVITTKVKAAILNEPMLKSREINVESFKGIVQLSGFVSSQADINKAVEVTSGVKGVKSVKNDMHVK; this comes from the coding sequence ATGAATATATCTAAACGTTTTGCAACAGCTTTGCTTTCTTTCGCTCTTATCGCTGTAGCTGGTTGCGCATCCACACAAAAATCTGAAGGTACAGGCGAGTACGTTGATGACACCGTTATCACAACCAAAGTAAAAGCGGCAATCTTGAACGAACCAATGTTGAAATCCCGTGAGATCAATGTTGAATCATTCAAAGGTATTGTTCAGTTGAGCGGCTTCGTATCATCACAGGCTGACATCAACAAAGCCGTAGAAGTTACCAGTGGTGTTAAAGGTGTGAAATCGGTTAAAAACGATATGCACGTCAAATAA
- a CDS encoding CsbD family protein, which produces MNWDVIEGNWLQYKGQVKAQWGKLTNDHIDVIAGKRDQLLGQIQEAYGIDKDEADKQVKAFQKFLKEIRTS; this is translated from the coding sequence ATGAACTGGGATGTAATCGAAGGAAACTGGCTGCAATACAAAGGTCAAGTAAAAGCGCAATGGGGCAAATTGACAAATGATCATATTGACGTCATCGCAGGCAAACGTGACCAGTTGCTGGGCCAGATTCAGGAAGCATATGGCATAGACAAGGACGAGGCTGATAAGCAAGTGAAGGCTTTTCAGAAATTTCTTAAAGAAATTCGTACTTCTTAG
- a CDS encoding lmo0937 family membrane protein codes for MLYTIAVVLIILWLLGLVTSYTIGGFIHILLVVAVIMILLRLISGRGI; via the coding sequence ATGCTTTATACCATCGCTGTTGTTCTAATTATCTTGTGGCTACTTGGCTTGGTCACTTCTTACACCATTGGTGGCTTCATCCATATTTTATTAGTGGTGGCCGTCATCATGATCTTGCTGCGCCTGATTAGCGGACGAGGGATTTAG
- a CDS encoding glycine zipper 2TM domain-containing protein, translating into MTTPTNGFPKSRLHPMIIIAGLAVTLFCAAGIAAIMGWIPTSIGSNNNGALTQADQAATQANGNTTNPNNLNNPNTTPRATTPAPVHHKQTYAAANDDYRPSNKLPCYNCGIVESIREINTRAQGSGVGAIGGAVVGGLLGNQVGGGHGKEAATVLGAIGGAVAGNQIEGRVNASNSYDISIRMEDGSSRTVHQTNPPQWRSGDRVKIVDGNLQSNG; encoded by the coding sequence ATGACTACCCCTACCAATGGTTTCCCCAAATCCAGACTACACCCGATGATTATCATCGCAGGTCTTGCTGTAACTTTATTCTGTGCTGCTGGTATTGCTGCCATCATGGGATGGATTCCAACCTCGATCGGTAGCAATAATAACGGCGCATTAACGCAAGCTGATCAAGCGGCGACGCAAGCTAACGGCAATACGACAAATCCAAATAATTTAAATAATCCAAACACGACGCCGCGTGCAACTACACCTGCGCCTGTACATCACAAACAAACTTATGCTGCGGCTAATGATGACTATCGGCCGTCCAACAAACTCCCTTGCTACAACTGCGGGATCGTGGAATCAATACGCGAGATCAACACCCGTGCACAAGGTAGTGGCGTCGGCGCAATTGGTGGTGCGGTAGTCGGTGGCTTGTTAGGCAATCAGGTGGGCGGCGGCCATGGCAAAGAAGCTGCCACAGTGTTAGGCGCAATTGGCGGCGCAGTCGCTGGTAATCAAATCGAAGGTCGGGTCAATGCCAGCAATAGCTACGATATTTCTATCCGCATGGAAGATGGATCAAGCCGCACCGTACATCAAACCAATCCACCGCAATGGCGCTCTGGTGACCGGGTAAAGATTGTTGATGGCAATTTACAGTCTAACGGTTAA
- a CDS encoding glycine zipper 2TM domain-containing protein codes for MNTIKKLSGYAATITLMFGLTACAGMSNQDKNTAVGAGAGAVVGAVLTGGSAVGTVGGAAVGGVIGNQVKPK; via the coding sequence ATGAATACGATCAAAAAATTAAGCGGCTACGCTGCAACTATCACTCTGATGTTCGGCTTGACAGCGTGTGCTGGTATGTCTAACCAGGATAAAAATACCGCCGTCGGCGCAGGTGCTGGTGCTGTGGTTGGCGCGGTACTGACTGGTGGTAGCGCGGTCGGCACGGTCGGTGGCGCAGCAGTTGGCGGTGTGATCGGCAACCAGGTCAAACCTAAATAA